A genome region from Geodermatophilus bullaregiensis includes the following:
- a CDS encoding DUF1761 domain-containing protein produces MSAVSPLRVAAAAAAAFAASSAWYAAFGARLARLDDAYAGPGLSPAVVAPVELVRSGVVATAVSLLAGGLPARGPRQVLALGAGLWAAFPVVLLTGSVVHEKVPWQQAAIHGGDWLVKLLLVSAVVGRDPRA; encoded by the coding sequence GTGAGCGCCGTGTCGCCGCTGCGGGTCGCCGCCGCGGCCGCAGCGGCGTTCGCGGCCAGTTCGGCCTGGTACGCCGCCTTCGGCGCCCGGCTGGCCCGGCTGGACGACGCCTACGCCGGCCCCGGCCTCTCCCCGGCGGTGGTGGCCCCCGTCGAACTGGTCCGCAGCGGGGTGGTCGCCACCGCGGTGTCCCTGCTCGCCGGCGGCCTACCCGCCCGCGGTCCACGCCAGGTGCTCGCCCTCGGTGCCGGCTTGTGGGCGGCCTTCCCGGTGGTGCTGCTGACCGGGTCGGTGGTCCACGAGAAGGTGCCCTGGCAGCAGGCCGCCATCCACGGCGGTGACTGGCTGGTCAAACTGCTCCTGGTCTCGGCCGTCGTCGGCAGGGATCCGCGGGCGTGA
- a CDS encoding maleylpyruvate isomerase family mycothiol-dependent enzyme — MTTDDGIRAATADERRAQVALYGSLTDEQWDAPSLCAGWRVREVLAHTTMPFRYSTGRVLRGMVRARGSFDRFADRAARRDAVELTPADLLTSLRDNVDFQWSPPGGGPLGALSHDVIHGLDTSAALGLDDRYASPERCALVLSGLQPRQLRFFGVDLTGVRLRAVDADWSYGDGEVVEGRAQDLLLTVCGRRQRAGRLRGPAAGRLAAGSPG, encoded by the coding sequence GTGACGACGGACGACGGGATCCGCGCGGCGACGGCGGACGAGCGGCGCGCGCAGGTGGCGCTGTACGGGTCGCTGACCGACGAGCAGTGGGACGCGCCGAGCCTGTGCGCCGGGTGGCGGGTGCGGGAGGTGCTCGCCCACACCACGATGCCCTTCCGCTACTCGACCGGCCGGGTGCTGCGGGGGATGGTGCGGGCGCGGGGCAGCTTCGACCGCTTCGCCGACCGCGCCGCGCGCCGCGACGCCGTCGAGCTGACGCCGGCCGACCTGCTCACCTCGCTGCGCGACAACGTCGACTTCCAGTGGTCCCCGCCGGGCGGCGGGCCGCTCGGTGCCCTGTCGCACGACGTCATCCACGGCCTCGACACCTCCGCCGCGCTCGGCCTCGACGACCGGTACGCCTCCCCGGAGCGGTGCGCGCTGGTGCTCTCCGGCCTGCAGCCCAGGCAGCTGCGGTTCTTCGGCGTCGACCTCACCGGTGTGCGGCTGCGGGCGGTCGACGCCGACTGGTCCTACGGCGACGGCGAGGTGGTCGAGGGCCGCGCGCAGGACCTGCTGCTCACCGTGTGCGGCCGCCGGCAGCGCGCCGGACGGCTGCGTGGTCCGGCGGCCGGACGGCTGGCCGCCGGCTCGCCGGGCTGA
- a CDS encoding PRC-barrel domain-containing protein, which produces MALPDRDSVRNWVGMTVVGRDDAEIGEITHLLADDETGAPEWLYATVDGDTVVVPLLDATEVDGRVRVVVERTAVAAAPRFGESRELTTDQEAELYLHYGIQYSTETSESVLPVDEPEPVAPRDPEAVPDTPAPSVAQPGDSDFGLTERPPTSAAARAAQVGGAVAALLGVGAVVFSTTRRRRRPARKVSRPARQVSRRASKGAGRAAKQARRAQRRTARRAVAVPAAGRARLGSLTASVAPLAATAAERVTTASRTGAERLSASVAPLAATAAGRVGTRSRTGVAQVGRAAALAAQQAAAASIAARARAAEAAASAAPLLASASTTARARAAEAATAAAPLLASASTTARARAAGAASAAGPLLVATGSALQHGTNAGVEAARRAVDTGAVLAATAVSKAAEASAELGQTGLRAAMRAERRVEKVPEAVAKTAHRVEKRAKRAARLTSLGLGMGTGYVLGAQAGRPRYEQIVQAVGKATQRATGRA; this is translated from the coding sequence ATGGCTCTGCCCGACCGGGACTCGGTGCGCAACTGGGTCGGCATGACGGTGGTCGGCCGCGACGACGCGGAGATCGGCGAGATCACGCACCTGCTGGCCGACGACGAGACCGGCGCACCGGAGTGGCTGTACGCCACGGTGGACGGCGACACCGTCGTCGTCCCGCTGCTCGACGCGACGGAGGTCGACGGCCGGGTGCGGGTGGTGGTCGAGCGCACCGCCGTCGCCGCCGCCCCGCGGTTCGGCGAGAGCCGTGAGCTGACCACCGACCAGGAGGCCGAGCTCTACCTGCACTACGGCATCCAGTACTCGACGGAGACCTCGGAGAGCGTGCTGCCGGTCGACGAGCCCGAGCCGGTGGCGCCGCGCGACCCCGAGGCGGTCCCGGACACCCCCGCGCCGTCGGTGGCGCAGCCCGGCGACTCCGACTTCGGGCTGACCGAGCGCCCACCGACGAGCGCGGCCGCGCGCGCGGCCCAGGTCGGCGGCGCGGTGGCGGCGCTGCTGGGCGTCGGGGCGGTGGTCTTCTCGACGACCCGCCGGCGCCGGCGTCCGGCGCGGAAGGTGTCGCGGCCGGCGCGGCAGGTGTCGCGGCGGGCGTCCAAGGGCGCGGGGCGTGCGGCCAAGCAGGCGCGGCGGGCCCAGCGGCGGACGGCCCGGCGGGCGGTCGCCGTCCCCGCGGCGGGCCGGGCCCGGCTGGGGTCCCTGACGGCGTCGGTGGCGCCGCTCGCGGCCACCGCGGCCGAGCGCGTGACGACGGCGTCGCGCACGGGCGCCGAGCGCCTGTCGGCCTCGGTCGCCCCGCTCGCCGCCACCGCGGCCGGCCGCGTGGGCACGCGGTCGCGGACGGGCGTGGCGCAGGTGGGCCGGGCGGCTGCCCTCGCCGCGCAGCAGGCCGCCGCCGCGTCGATCGCCGCCCGCGCCCGCGCGGCGGAGGCCGCGGCGTCGGCCGCGCCCCTGCTGGCGTCGGCGTCCACCACCGCCCGCGCCCGTGCGGCGGAGGCCGCGACCGCCGCTGCACCCCTGCTGGCGTCGGCGTCCACCACGGCCCGCGCCCGTGCGGCGGGGGCGGCGTCGGCGGCCGGTCCCCTGCTGGTGGCGACCGGCTCCGCCCTCCAGCACGGGACGAACGCCGGTGTGGAGGCCGCGCGCAGGGCCGTCGACACCGGCGCCGTGCTCGCGGCCACCGCCGTGTCCAAGGCGGCCGAGGCCAGTGCTGAGCTCGGGCAGACGGGCCTGCGGGCGGCGATGCGGGCCGAGCGCAGGGTCGAGAAGGTCCCCGAGGCGGTCGCCAAGACCGCGCACCGGGTCGAGAAGCGCGCCAAGCGTGCTGCCCGGCTCACCTCCCTGGGCCTCGGCATGGGCACCGGCTACGTGCTCGGCGCCCAGGCCGGGCGGCCGCGGTACGAGCAGATCGTGCAGGCGGTCGGCAAGGCCACCCAGCGGGCGACCGGGCGGGCGTAG
- a CDS encoding glutaredoxin family protein, protein MTDQAVTVYYRPGCPYSAKLRATMVLTRLPHRSVRFADDPEAAATVRARHPEGWEVSPTVVVGGRYLTNPSLREVRAAMRG, encoded by the coding sequence ATGACCGACCAGGCCGTCACCGTCTACTACAGACCGGGCTGCCCGTACTCCGCGAAGCTGCGGGCCACGATGGTGCTGACCCGCCTCCCCCACCGGTCGGTGCGCTTCGCTGACGACCCGGAGGCCGCCGCGACTGTCCGCGCGCGGCACCCGGAGGGCTGGGAGGTGTCCCCCACCGTCGTCGTCGGCGGGCGGTACCTGACCAACCCGTCGCTGCGCGAGGTCCGCGCGGCGATGCGCGGCTGA